In Gammaproteobacteria bacterium, one DNA window encodes the following:
- a CDS encoding trypsin-like peptidase domain-containing protein, whose product MPNNGFFARFIGYTLAGILLVLFLHSFLYHYFPGVLQLGLFSGQDKQESAEPRVVQARGNLAEDEKSTIELFENSRDSVVFITTRQRVMDAWTRNIFSVPSGTGSGFIWDDQGHIITNLHVVKGASEATVRLADGRDYKAALVGASPAHDIAVLKIGIGFQRPAPVPIGTSSDLKVGQKVFAIGNPFGLDWTLTTGIVSALDRSLPGGDGRTIDNLIQTDAAINPGNSGGPLLDSAGRLIGINTAIYSPSGASAGIGFAVPVDTVNRVVPQIISRGKYIRPAMGVTVDSKLNNRLTQYLKVNGVVILSISPGSAADEAGLRGATLTPEGNIIANDIIIAIDGKPTDSVEKLLARIDSYKVGDTIKITVLRKGETIEVPITLQPGE is encoded by the coding sequence ATGCCCAATAACGGATTTTTTGCCCGTTTCATCGGATATACACTGGCCGGTATCCTGCTGGTGTTATTTTTGCACAGCTTCCTTTATCACTATTTTCCGGGCGTGCTGCAACTGGGTCTTTTTTCCGGTCAGGACAAACAGGAGAGCGCCGAACCGCGCGTGGTTCAGGCACGCGGCAATCTGGCCGAGGACGAAAAAAGCACGATTGAATTGTTCGAAAATTCGCGCGACTCCGTGGTGTTCATCACCACGCGCCAGCGCGTGATGGATGCCTGGACGCGCAATATCTTTTCCGTCCCGAGCGGTACCGGCTCCGGGTTTATCTGGGACGACCAGGGCCACATCATCACCAATCTGCATGTCGTCAAAGGCGCCAGCGAAGCCACCGTGCGCCTGGCCGACGGACGCGATTACAAGGCTGCCCTGGTCGGCGCCAGCCCGGCGCACGACATCGCCGTGCTGAAAATCGGCATCGGCTTCCAGCGCCCCGCTCCAGTTCCCATTGGTACCAGTAGCGATCTTAAAGTGGGGCAAAAAGTCTTCGCCATCGGCAATCCTTTCGGCTTGGATTGGACACTGACCACTGGCATCGTTTCCGCGCTGGATCGATCGCTGCCGGGCGGCGACGGACGCACCATCGACAATCTGATCCAAACCGACGCGGCAATCAATCCGGGCAATTCCGGCGGCCCGCTGCTCGATTCCGCGGGACGTCTGATCGGCATCAACACCGCCATTTACAGCCCGAGCGGCGCGAGCGCCGGGATCGGCTTCGCCGTTCCGGTCGACACCGTCAACCGCGTCGTTCCGCAAATCATCAGCCGCGGCAAATATATCCGCCCGGCGATGGGCGTTACTGTCGACAGCAAATTGAACAACCGCCTGACGCAATACTTGAAAGTGAACGGTGTGGTTATTTTAAGCATCAGTCCCGGCTCGGCGGCCGATGAAGCCGGACTGCGCGGCGCAACACTGACCCCGGAAGGCAACATCATCGCCAACGACATCATCATCGCCATTGACGGCAAACCCACCGATTCGGTGGAAAAATTGCTCGCCCGCATCGATAGCTACAAAGTCGGCGACACCATCAAAATCACCGTGCTGCGTAAGGGTGAAACAATCGAAGTGCCTATTACACTTCAACCCGGCGAGTAA
- the trxC gene encoding thioredoxin TrxC, producing the protein MPMSLHIVCPHCHATNRVPADRLGSSPMCGACHQPLFVAQPAELTESHFNRHMTNNDIPLLVDFWAPWCGPCRMMAPAFAKAAAALEPDIRLAKVNTEEEQGLAAHYGIRSIPTLVLFKGGREIARQSGAMSEHDLVRWTQAHNRP; encoded by the coding sequence ATTCCCATGTCCTTACATATTGTTTGCCCGCATTGCCATGCCACCAACCGAGTACCGGCAGATCGCCTCGGCTCATCGCCCATGTGCGGTGCTTGCCACCAGCCGTTGTTTGTCGCCCAACCGGCCGAATTGACCGAAAGCCATTTCAACCGGCACATGACCAACAACGATATTCCGCTGCTGGTGGATTTTTGGGCGCCGTGGTGCGGCCCGTGCCGCATGATGGCACCGGCTTTCGCCAAGGCGGCGGCCGCTCTGGAGCCGGACATACGTCTGGCAAAAGTCAACACCGAAGAAGAGCAAGGATTGGCTGCACATTACGGCATTCGCAGTATTCCAACCTTGGTACTATTTAAAGGCGGCCGGGAAATCGCCCGGCAATCGGGCGCCATGAGCGAGCACGACTTGGTACGATGGACGCAAGCGCATAACCGGCCATAA